The sequence AAACTGGACTCTTAAGTAAATAGAATCGTGCATTgaaaggtaagtccagctggatcgtgctctgcaagtcatcttagctctggcgagaaattGTAGCTCTGGAAACGTAAGCGGCTCTGGAAAGGTATGACAgcgctggaagtcagctctggaattaGCGAGCTCTGGCGAATaaggcagagctggaagtcagctctggatatgTGACTCTGGCGAatagtcagctctgtcgagtttagctctgctctgacaagtttgttctgctctggagatttcagctctgactatggaagttcagctctggagatggtcagCTCAGGCTCTGGCATATCCAcacgctctgctctggcgcgggcttttcagctctgctctggcttgcgCTAGAATACACCATTCTcaaccaaaaatctccaaaatcacactcttccatctataaaacctaagtctcctacaaagcataaaacaaaccataaacgcaccaatttccagaatatttaactcaaattaagcacatgcaaacccccaaaatactaacaattaagcataaatcacttgTTCCAGAACTTCTTTCCTAAACTGTCTTCTATCTCCGCCGCCGGCAACTTCCCCGTTCCCGACGATGCCATCGGAACTTCTTAAAGatttttaagaaattaaaaattactaataCAATATATTATTGTGTtatgattatgttataattaatttattggaTTTAATTGATACAGAATTATAATGGttgattaatcttaaatttcaaatattttatatatattgattaaatatttaagaaagaataaataaataaatatcttaaagTCTATTTTAATCATAGATGTtaccaatataaatattttaataatattataaatatttattgaataatttatttacatttatctGTATGACTAacaaatataagtatttaaatgataaaaaaaacacTAATACTTAAATTGGGGcaatatgaaaaattataacaaaaatatttcATATAATCTTAAGTAGGcgaaaataataacaaacaaaaaaataaaaacaaataattatttctaaaaatagtaagattatTTTGACGGAAAAATATAACTTACTATTTATGTAAGTGGCTGAgcttttatataaaaaaataaaataaataaaaaattagataGCAACCctatataaaatacaaaaaataacgaTTTCTTATCATTTGTAACTGTTTAACTAACTTCGGGATAGTGGGCCCAGCTGTAACTGCAAAACTAACTTGGGCTTAATGGGCTGAATATAAACGGGCTTTTCTGGCAGATTTTTATAAATAGTAAAGCCCATTACGCCTTTGTTTCATCCGCCCATTTTAAGATAGCCAGTAAAGTTGAAATTTGGAGTAACTTTAGCAACTCTCctccacctttctctctcctccgctctccgccaccaccacctcctcctcCTGCTGCCGTCACCGGCAGACGCAGAAAGCCAGGTAAAACTCCTTCTAGAGGATTAAACTCTAGAAGAACAAGGAAATCATTTGAAAACTTGATGCAGAAACTGATAAGTTCCATCAAAACCCTATCATCGCTACAATCGCTCAATTTTCCCTCAAATCTCTCGTCCACATCTTGTCGCTCTTTTCCTTTCCCGGCGCTCGTTCCACGCCTCCGATCTCGCAAATTCTCATCGACTCCTGGTGATTTTAGGACAATTCCGATGGCATCGTCGGGAACGGGGAAGTTGCCGGCGGCGGAGGAGATAGAAGACAGTTTAGGAAAGAAGTTCTGGAACAAGTTCAAAAAGGAGCGGACTGAAGCTCTGTACACTCCATTTATGATCAGTTTGGCTGCTGGAAATCTCAAGCTCGACACCTTCCGCGATTATATCGCGCAGGACGCGTATTTCCTGCGTGCCTTTGTGAAAGCGTTAGGAATCCTAACTATTATTTCATATGATGTACATTTTGTCTTCTGTTGTCTTTTATTCGATGAGttttatcaaatttttaaataagCATGTTCCAGCTGTGTGTTAATGTTTGTTACTTCGTATAAACTTCAAATGCCTGTTTTATGTGTTACCATTGTTGGAAATCATGCTTGTTTCTTATTCATTTCTTGAGTAAAAAGTTTTGGCTTagttttgttttcttgatgATTAACAATAAGTCTGTCCCTTAAAACAAACAATAAGCGTATTtctttgatattattattattaggaaaTGAGGACTGTCAAGTAGGGAGAGATTTGTAATATggttgatattattattattaggaaaCGAGGACTGTCAAGTAGGGAGAGATTTGTAATATGGTTGATGTGCAGAATATTTAGTCGTTACTTTAGTTGTTATTCTTGTTTAGAGGAATATTTCATTCTTTGGTGGGGAAAAATGGTGATTGATAGATTCTTTTAGCTTTCTTTCAAAAGATATAATGTTCcgtttctttattattttattttaatttttgcatcACAGGTTGTTAGAAGGTTTAGAAGGTTTTGAACTTAATATGGATATTCTCTGTTTGCTATAAGAAAACCAGTTCAGTGAAGATGATGCCATGTAATATTGATGAAAGCAAATTATGAAGACATTAACTTCAGAACATGCATGTGAAACCTATTTTAGAggaatttattataatatttataataaattctaaCTGTAATGTGATATAATTTCTAACTGTAAGGGGTCCAAGAAATATGGCTAAGAATTTTATCATCATCTCTTCTCAGCCCACATTGTTTTGTCAGCCCATCAGCTTGCTTATTGGTAGTCTAGAAAATtcattattgtaatttttctgCAAATTGTATCTGATGATTTTTGGTTGTCAAATGCTAATGTAATAATTAACAGGTTATCTAATCCCATTCCCATGTCTAGGATAATATTTGGTGTTGATTTTGTctgttaattttcttttcttactTTTCTCCTTATGTTTACTTTGATTTATTGCATTTGCTAGATAAACATGTCCTCATGCTCAAGTTGGTATTCATGTGGCTGAACAGCATCCTAACCTAAAACTAAGACACAATGATATTTctaatattattattgaaagGCTCTAGAAACAAAGATATAAATCCCGGGAGAGCCATATGCAACCTTGGAGAGCAATCATCACATGTAGCATTACCTAGCGCTTGTAATATAACTTGTTATCTAGGTAGAGCATTTTAATAGATGTAGACATAGATTTCAGAGATTCAGTGTGGGTTACTCTTTATGTAGTCTGTTGTTGTGGCATTGATATAAAGGTACAAGGTTTTTTCATTGACGGAAGAATTATGCATCAGGTATGAAATGGCTGAGGAATGTGCTGATGATGACGATGCAAAAGTTGGGATCAATGTACTGCGAAAAAGTGTTATTAAAGAACTGAAAATGCATGATTCATCTGGTGATGTAAGTATCAATAACACTGTGCAGCTGCATTCTTTGCTTTAAAGTTTTTTGTTTCTTGTTTGGAATGCTATATTTTCAATTAACATGTTGCAACTACAGATGTGATACCCTTGTCTTTATTTGTAAAATAGACCTTCTGAAAGAATGGGTAAATCTTTGTGCGTCTTTTTTCTGTTAGATCTTGGTGAAAAAGATCAGTAGAAACTTTTTGAGTATAAAATCATCAAGATACTGGATATGTCTTAATGGCGTCAAGGATTTAGTATTGTTGACTCATTTTCATCCTCTGGAATCTTCACTATTTATGTATCAGATCAGCAGCACATTGCTTATTATGCTATTTATTCCTATATATGGTGGATCCTTATCTTTCATTAAGAAAAGTAGAATAAAAAAGATTAGTCATGTGATTGGCTCTTTAGTTAACTAGGTCATACACTGTCTTGCCCCTTGTCATTGTTGGGTGAAATGCTAGATACTCAGAAACCTGACACAATAGCTTGTGGAATGTTTTATTTGCTAAGTTTAAAGAATCTAATCCAGCTGTTTTTCTTCTAATTAGACATTAGGTGCATCTTCATTCTGTAACTGTTTCCCTAACTGTTCTCCACATTGGCCTATGCAGATATGGGGTTTTGATTTGCCCAAAGACATTACTCCAAATGCTGCAACTGTTAAGTATACAGATTTTTTGTTGGCAACAGCCTCAGGAAAGGTTGACGGAATAAAAGCTCCTGGTAAACTGGCTACTCCTTTTGAGAAAACAAAGTTGGCAGCTTATACTATCGGTGCCATGACTCCTTGTATGAGGCTTTATGCCTTTCTGGGTAAGGAGTTGCAGGCACTTGTTACTCCCGATGAAGGTGTTCATCCGTACCAAAAGTGGATAGACAATTATTCCTCTGATGCTTTTCAGGTTTGTTAGCAATACCAGCTTTGCATTTAACTAAAGCAACACATATACTATGTCTCAGCAATTAAACCCCCCCCCCTCCCCGCTTTTCCTGTTTTAGACTGCAGCTGTGCAAACAGAGGACCTCTTGGAAATGTTGAGTGTGTCTTTGACTGGGGAAGAGCTTGATATAATTGGAAAGCTTTATCTTCAAGCTATGAAGCTCGAAATTGAGTTCTTTCTTGCCCAGCCACTTGCGCAGAAAATTGTTGTTCCTCTATCAAAAGAGCACAATCCAGCAGAAAATTGTCTCATGTTATTTTCAGATTTCGATTTGACATGCACTGTTGTGGACTCATCAGCAATTTTGGCGGAAATAGCAATTATAACAGCTCCAAAATCAGATCAAAATAAATCTGAAAATCAACTTGCTCGGATGTCCTCAGTAGATTTGAGAAAAACGTGGGGAGAACTTTCCAAGCAGTACACTGAAGAGTATGAACAGTGCATTGAAAGCATATTGCATTCTGATAAAGGTGAGTGTTATTATGGTTCTCTCATGATAATAAATGTGGTTAATCGTCTAGACCTGCAAATTAATTTGGAGTGTGGATGATAAAT comes from Salvia miltiorrhiza cultivar Shanhuang (shh) chromosome 3, IMPLAD_Smil_shh, whole genome shotgun sequence and encodes:
- the LOC131017217 gene encoding bifunctional TH2 protein, mitochondrial-like isoform X2; protein product: MASSGTGKLPAAEEIEDSLGKKFWNKFKKERTEALYTPFMISLAAGNLKLDTFRDYIAQDAYFLRAFVKAYEMAEECADDDDAKVGINVLRKSVIKELKMHDSSGDIWGFDLPKDITPNAATVKYTDFLLATASGKVDGIKAPGKLATPFEKTKLAAYTIGAMTPCMRLYAFLGKELQALVTPDEGVHPYQKWIDNYSSDAFQTAAVQTEDLLEMLSVSLTGEELDIIGKLYLQAMKLEIEFFLAQPLAQKIVVPLSKEHNPAENCLMLFSDFDLTCTVVDSSAILAEIAIITAPKSDQNKSENQLARMSSVDLRKTWGELSKQYTEEYEQCIESILHSDKEEKFNYQGLRTALERLSDFEKKANLRVIESGVLKGLNVDDIKRAGERLILQDGCTNFFQNAVRNENLTKNINILSYCWCGDLIRSAFSSGGLEAVTIHANEFVYENSLSTGEIVKKVESPIDKVQAFTKILQNCCNDKKILTVYIGDSVGDLLCLLEADVGIVIGSSASLRRVGSHFGVSFVPLFQSLVAKQKQVTDESMSGWKGLSGVLYTVSSWAEIHSFVLGL
- the LOC131017217 gene encoding bifunctional TH2 protein, mitochondrial-like isoform X1 — its product is MQKLISSIKTLSSLQSLNFPSNLSSTSCRSFPFPALVPRLRSRKFSSTPGDFRTIPMASSGTGKLPAAEEIEDSLGKKFWNKFKKERTEALYTPFMISLAAGNLKLDTFRDYIAQDAYFLRAFVKAYEMAEECADDDDAKVGINVLRKSVIKELKMHDSSGDIWGFDLPKDITPNAATVKYTDFLLATASGKVDGIKAPGKLATPFEKTKLAAYTIGAMTPCMRLYAFLGKELQALVTPDEGVHPYQKWIDNYSSDAFQTAAVQTEDLLEMLSVSLTGEELDIIGKLYLQAMKLEIEFFLAQPLAQKIVVPLSKEHNPAENCLMLFSDFDLTCTVVDSSAILAEIAIITAPKSDQNKSENQLARMSSVDLRKTWGELSKQYTEEYEQCIESILHSDKEEKFNYQGLRTALERLSDFEKKANLRVIESGVLKGLNVDDIKRAGERLILQDGCTNFFQNAVRNENLTKNINILSYCWCGDLIRSAFSSGGLEAVTIHANEFVYENSLSTGEIVKKVESPIDKVQAFTKILQNCCNDKKILTVYIGDSVGDLLCLLEADVGIVIGSSASLRRVGSHFGVSFVPLFQSLVAKQKQVTDESMSGWKGLSGVLYTVSSWAEIHSFVLGL